The Aspergillus fumigatus Af293 chromosome 3, whole genome shotgun sequence region TTCGTAGGTTCGTCACATCGGCTGCCAGGACATTCCAGGTGTATGAAAGCCCACCGAACCCGACCTTGTAGAAGACCTAAAGCGCGTCTGGCCGTTAGACAGTTCTTATGACGAGATCAGCGGTGGTCATGTCTTACCTGTCCGGCGCAATAGGTGGGGAGATTCTGGGATGAAGCCAGAAGAATCAAACCCAGAATACAGAAGAACGTCATCAGAAGGAAACCCTCTGCACGGCCCCAAAGATCCAGCGCCTTGGCCATCGGTATGTACACGGAACCGCCCATGACGTAGGACACAATGTTGATGACGGTCAACAGCGAGTGGCCGAGGAAAGAACTTGTGGCATAAGCGTTCAAGCTTGTATACATGGACAGTCGGAAATCGTTGACCAGCGTTAGGAACCAAATGCTATCAGAATGAAAACCAGGTTAGCAGTTTGATCTTTTGGGATGGCTGGCCCATGCAGCAATCAATGGGAGCGAAACATACAGCACTAGAATTGCGTACGCTGTGCCCCTTGTCCAACTCAGGGTCACAGCCTCTATCTTCTTGACACCAGCCTGAGCTCCGTCGCTCGGGTTGGCCTCCTCATTATTGGTTTCCGCATTGGCGGGCGCATGAGCAGCCTCCTTGTCGTCGGCTCTGATCTGCCCAACATTTGGGTCATCGACTGAGGGGGCCTCAGCATCCTGGGCAGGCTTTTCACCGACAATCGAGTGGAATTTCTTCATGGTTGCCATTGCTGCTTCGACAGTAAACGCTGCATGGGACGGACCGACTGATAAGACGTGAAGCATGAATGTTAAATACCGGCTTCCGGCACAGGTTATCTACATTCTTTACGTAAGTCTCAGTGCCTACGCCGTGTGGCACCGATATGCCCTGTATTTTGATCAGATAATGTCGGGTCTTACGCAACCGACGCTGCAGCCCAAGAGGGTTCCCACACGCATTGTTACCGCGTGATACCAGTGCCCATACGCCTAGCCGTCCCACACTTGTACGGGCCTAACAAGGATAGACTgaccggggggggggggggggttcATGGCCTCGTTTTCGCGCCAATAGCACATGCAAAATAAGCGTGCCAAGCCGTTCGTAGCAAAAACATACATTCAGTCACTGACACATCACTTGCTCACGAGGCGGCCATGGTCCGACCTCTGTCTAAACCACCGTTAGTTGGCGCCACTGCGACGCGGAACTATTCCACGGCCGAAGATTGATAAGGTCAAACCATTACAGCCCTAAAGCCCAACGAGAGATTATGCATGGCGCGTATGGCGCGCCTGGCGCTATAGAGGATGTTGGGTGATGCCAGGCAGTAGTCTCGAACTACGTTTCAACAGATCTCTCACTGCAAACACTTTAATGCATGACTTAGAAACGGAGAGACAATTTCCATAGTTCCTAGAACAAGGTCTCTTTATTGTGTTCAGGGGCTGGCCGCCCCAGCTGCGAGCCTACGCCCTTGGAAAATATAGGACCAGAGCCTGGACAGGAGCAATCGGGGCAGCCAGCTGGCGAAAGCCGGAAACCAGCGACTTCGAGTCATGCTGGGCTTTTGCATCCGCAACCATTCCTCCCTAGTGATCGAATACCGTACCTCTCCCTCCTCAATGCCTGGCGGTGGAGTATCGTACTTGTTGAAGAAGGTCTCAACGTGCGTCAACCCGCACCCGGCCATCACCGCCCGCGAAGCCATGTTGATAGTCATCGTCTCGCCAATCACCTCGGCCAGACCCAGTTCCTCGAAGGCATAGCGAACCATCTCCCGAGCCCCCTCCTTCGCGTACCCTTGGCCCCAGAACTTCGGCGAGACTCGGAAGCCATACTCCGTTCGATCGGTCCTGAAGCTCTTGGGGTTCTCCGTCGTGGGGACGGGAGCCAATACCCACCAACCCACGAACTCGCCTTCGGCAAAGCCGACCCAGGTTCCGAAGCCAGGCACCGACGTTGCGCAGTTCATCAGCCAGGTATGAACCTGGATTGCTTCGTCTTCGGTAAATGGCCGGCCGAAGGCGACCATCTTCATGACCTCGGGGTCCATGTCCAACTTCATGGTGAACTCGCGATGCTCATGGCCCAGGGGGACCAGCTCCAGGCGGGCAGTGTGCAGAGTGGGCTGAGCCTTGATTGTCATGTTGTCAAGAGGGCAGTTGGGGCGGGAAGAGTCGACGGAGTAAAAGAGAGTTGATGAGTCTAGTTCGTTTTCTTTGGTTTCTCCTCTAGAGTGCTTCTACGGTGTTTCTCCATGTGTACCTCTTGCTTCCCTATATACTCTGCCGTTTGGCTTTAGGGGAGCATTCTAATGGGCATGTCTGACGCCGCATTGATAATGCTGCAGGCCTGATGAATGGTAAGAAAGATGCAGTCCAGCTCCTAGTGTCAATTAATTTCCTTTAGTTGATCTTTGCTTCAGTAGGAAAGGGCCGCGGGTGAGCATTCGTGAGTAACAATGTCGATATGCCCAGTCCGTCGCTCCTTGGCTTCCGCGAGTGACCATGATACTGactcttcatccaggaagaTGGGACCTCCTGCAGGTGGATTGCATTCTAGTTCCTGTTTAATGCAGTCATACCACAAATCTGCAACGGTGTTCAGGACAACTAACTCTACCTGGTCGAACTGATACGGCAGCAGATGGTCAAAAGCTTTCGCCCCTAGGCTCCCATGGACGGGAAGAGAAGCCTGGAAGCATAAGATCTGGGACACAGCTGAGCATGTCCAGAATAAAACGCAGCTACATGCGCAGAGGCAGTCTGTCTCTCCTGTAATTCTCAACATGGTCCGAAAATCCGTTCTGCGCATACTGCTGTCTCGATTGGCGCCATGTGAGAGGGTGACAATTCTTTAGCTTCCCCGGTGGGGAAGAATAGAGGCTCCAAGAGTGCCTAAAGGTGAAACAGGCAGCCTTGGCAAGACAGGGCCGGGGTCTTGATTCGTCCAAGTTCTCATCATACAATCTCAATCAGATAAGATAATTTACTTGCCAAGAACCTTCGAGTCTTGGCCTTTCGACCGGTGGCAGGACAATACGCTGGCATGTGTGGTTGCGTTGCTTccaaccccccccccccccggcccCCAAATGTCAAGACGGAAAGGAAAGTCTTGGCCGAGCTTTCGAGGATTGTCGAACGTTTGGCAGCAGAGTTAAAAACTCTATGAAAAGCCTCTTTCGTTATTTAGCACATGCTCATTACTCGTGTACAAAGGCTAGTTGTAATCTACGGTCTCGATGCCCTTCCCTTGTCTGGCTGACAGGAGAGGCTGCTTCTAGCCCTAGTTCCTCATGTATGGCCGGAGCTAGTGGCCAGGCTGTCCTGCAGGTTGACGAATTGAGACACTGCATGCGTGCTAATTTCACTTGCTAGTTTCCTACATATAACCCCTGCTATTATTCTCTTGGCTCCATACGCCTATATTTTCCATGTTAATGTCCGATCATCGGAGGGACTCGCACAGCACCATCCGATGCATGTTGCACGCCATGAGGTAATGAAAATATCCGAAGTCGGCCATGATGGGTCTCCCGGAAGGGGCAAGCAGCCAAATTGCTCGACTAAATCATGTCCTGCACACCAAACGCGGGTGGAGACTCACCCCGACTGGTGGAATGGCCAGTCCTCAAAGAAC contains the following coding sequences:
- the sidG gene encoding GNAT family N-acetyltransferase; this translates as MTIKAQPTLHTARLELVPLGHEHREFTMKLDMDPEVMKMVAFGRPFTEDEAIQVHTWLMNCATSVPGFGTWVGFAEGEFVGWWVLAPVPTTENPKSFRTDRTEYGFRVSPKFWGQGYAKEGAREMVRYAFEELGLAEVIGETMTINMASRAVMAGCGLTHVETFFNKYDTPPPGIEEGEVRYSITREEWLRMQKPSMTRSRWFPAFASWLPRLLLSRLWSYIFQGRRLAAGAASP